The Sus scrofa isolate TJ Tabasco breed Duroc chromosome X, Sscrofa11.1, whole genome shotgun sequence genome has a segment encoding these proteins:
- the CDK16 gene encoding cyclin-dependent kinase 16 isoform X3, with the protein MVAGGGRRVLVVTGSILLWQQLGVMWGWCQRNMPFYGHARGRVSRPRILGEPPAPPVAGSISAAAPSACCGTPCSHNEAAAMEATAASVGPFPSASHPSLSTQVAMDRMKKIKRQLSMTLRGGRSVDKTNGAPEQIGLDESGGGGGSDLGEAPTRTAPGEPRSGRGPLSSAPEIVHEDLKMGSDGESDQASATSSDEVQSPVRVRMRNHPPRKISTEDINKRLSLPADIRLPEGYLEKLTLNSPIFDKPLSRRLRRVSLSEIGFGKLETYIKLDKLGEGTYATVYKGKSKLTDNLVALKEIRLEHEEGAPCTAIREVSLLKDLKHANIVTLHDIIHTEKSLTLVFEYLDKDLKQYLDDCGNVINMHNVKLFLFQLLRGLAYCHRQKVLHRDLKPQNLLINERGELKLADFGLARAKSIPTKTYSNEVVTLWYRPPDILLGSTDYSTQIDMWGVGCIFYEMATGRPLFPGSTVEEQLHFIFRILGTPTEETWPGILSNEEFKTYNYPKSPCPCGRLDSDGADLLTKLLQFEGRNRISAEDAMKHPFFLSLGERIHKLPDTTSIFALKEIQLQKEASLRSSSMPDSGRPAFRVVDTEF; encoded by the exons ATGGTtgctgggggaggcaggagggtcctTGTGGTCACAGGGAGCATTCTGCTTTGGCAGCAGTTGGGGGTGATGTGGGGCTGGTGCCAGCGGAACATGCCATTCTATGGGCATGCCCGGGGCCGTGTCAGTCGTCCCAGGATCCTGGGcgagcccccagccccgccagTGGCTGGGTCCATCAGTGCAGCTGCACCCAGTGCCTGCTGTGGAACTCCCTGCTCCCACAATGAGGCTGCCGCCATGGAGGCCACCGCTGCATCAGTTGGGCCCTTTCCCTCAGCCAGCCACCCAAGCCTCAGTACCCAG GTCGCCATGGATCGGATGAAGAAGATCAAACGGCAGCTGTCAATGACACTCCGAGGGGGCCGAAGTGTAGACAAGACCAATGGTGCCCCAGAACAGATAGGCCTTGATGAgagtggcggtggtggtggcagtgaccTTGGAGAGGCCCCCACACGTACCGCTCCTGGGGAACCTCGCTCTGGACGGGGCCCACTCAGCTCTGCACCAG AGATTGTACACGAGGACTTGAAGATGGGGTCTGACGGGGAAAGTGACCAGGCTTCAGCCACGTCCTCGGATGAGGTGCAGTCACCAGTGAGGGTGCGCATGCGCAACCATCCCCCACGCAAGATCTCCACCGAG GACATCAACAAGCGCCTGTCACTACCAGCCGACATCCGGCTGCCCGAGGGCTACCTTGAGAAGCTGACCCTCAATAGCCCCATCTTCGACAAGCCGCTCAGCCGCCGCCTCCGGCGTGTCAGCCTG TCTGAGATCGGCTTTGGGAAACTGGAGACTTACATCAAGCTGGACAAGCTGGGAGAG GGCACCTATGCCACTGTCTACAAAGGCAAAAGCAAGCTCACAGACAACCTCGTGGCACTCAAGGAGATCAGACTGGAACACGAAGAGGGGGCACCTTGCACCGCCATCCGGGAAG TGTCCCTGCTCAAGGACCTCAAACATGCCAATATCGTCACGCTACATGATATTATCCACACGGAGAAGTCCCTCACCCTTGTCTTTGAGTACCTG GACAAGGACCTGAAGCAGTACCTGGATGACTGTGGGAACGTCATCAACATGCACAACGTGAAA CTGTTCCTGTTCCAGCTGCTCCGTGGCCTGGCCTACTGCCACCGGCAGAAGGTGCTACACCGAGACCTCAAGCCCCAGAACCTGCTCATAAACGAGAGAGGAGAGCTCAAGCTGGCCGACTTCG GCCTGGCCCGGGCCAAGTCAATTCCAACGAAGACCTACTCCAATGAGGTGGTAACCCTGTGGTACCGTCCCCCCGACATCCTGCTCGGATCCACGGACTATTCCACTCAGATTGACATGTG GGGTGTGGGCTGTATCTTCTATGAGATGGCCACGGGCCGGCCCCTCTTCCCGGGCTCCACGGTGGAGGAACAGCTGCACTTCATCTTCCGCATCTtag GAACCCCAACTGAGGAGACGTGGCCGGGCATCCTGTCCAACGAAGAGTTCAAGACATACAACTATCCCAA GTCCCCTTGTCCTTGCGGTAGACTTGACAGCGACGGGGCTGACCTCCTcaccaagctgctgcag TTTGAAGGTCGCAATCGGATCTCCGCAGAGGATGCCATGAAACATCCATTCTTCCTCAGTCTGGGGGAGCGGATCCACAAACTTCCTGACA CTACTTCCATATTTGCACTAAAGGAGATCCAGCTACAAAAGGAGGCCAGCCTTCGGTCTTCATCAATGCCTGACTCAG GCAGGCCAGCTTTCCGAGTGGTGGACACCGAGTTCTAA
- the CDK16 gene encoding cyclin-dependent kinase 16 isoform X1: protein MVAGGGRRVLVVTGSILLWQQLGVMWGWCQRNMPFYGHARGRVSRPRILGEPPAPPVAGSISAAAPSACCGTPCSHNEAAAMEATAASVGPFPSASHPSLSTQVAMDRMKKIKRQLSMTLRGGRSVDKTNGAPEQIGLDESGGGGGSDLGEAPTRTAPGEPRSGRGPLSSAPEIVHEDLKMGSDGESDQASATSSDEVQSPVRVRMRNHPPRKISTEDINKRLSLPADIRLPEGYLEKLTLNSPIFDKPLSRRLRRVSLSEIGFGKLETYIKLDKLGEGTYATVYKGKSKLTDNLVALKEIRLEHEEGAPCTAIREVSLLKDLKHANIVTLHDIIHTEKSLTLVFEYLDKDLKQYLDDCGNVINMHNVKLFLFQLLRGLAYCHRQKVLHRDLKPQNLLINERGELKLADFGLARAKSIPTKTYSNEVVTLWYRPPDILLGSTDYSTQIDMWGVGCIFYEMATGRPLFPGSTVEEQLHFIFRILGTPTEETWPGILSNEEFKTYNYPKYRAEALLSHAPRSPCPCGRLDSDGADLLTKLLQFEGRNRISAEDAMKHPFFLSLGERIHKLPDTTSIFALKEIQLQKEASLRSSSMPDSGRPAFRVVDTEF from the exons ATGGTtgctgggggaggcaggagggtcctTGTGGTCACAGGGAGCATTCTGCTTTGGCAGCAGTTGGGGGTGATGTGGGGCTGGTGCCAGCGGAACATGCCATTCTATGGGCATGCCCGGGGCCGTGTCAGTCGTCCCAGGATCCTGGGcgagcccccagccccgccagTGGCTGGGTCCATCAGTGCAGCTGCACCCAGTGCCTGCTGTGGAACTCCCTGCTCCCACAATGAGGCTGCCGCCATGGAGGCCACCGCTGCATCAGTTGGGCCCTTTCCCTCAGCCAGCCACCCAAGCCTCAGTACCCAG GTCGCCATGGATCGGATGAAGAAGATCAAACGGCAGCTGTCAATGACACTCCGAGGGGGCCGAAGTGTAGACAAGACCAATGGTGCCCCAGAACAGATAGGCCTTGATGAgagtggcggtggtggtggcagtgaccTTGGAGAGGCCCCCACACGTACCGCTCCTGGGGAACCTCGCTCTGGACGGGGCCCACTCAGCTCTGCACCAG AGATTGTACACGAGGACTTGAAGATGGGGTCTGACGGGGAAAGTGACCAGGCTTCAGCCACGTCCTCGGATGAGGTGCAGTCACCAGTGAGGGTGCGCATGCGCAACCATCCCCCACGCAAGATCTCCACCGAG GACATCAACAAGCGCCTGTCACTACCAGCCGACATCCGGCTGCCCGAGGGCTACCTTGAGAAGCTGACCCTCAATAGCCCCATCTTCGACAAGCCGCTCAGCCGCCGCCTCCGGCGTGTCAGCCTG TCTGAGATCGGCTTTGGGAAACTGGAGACTTACATCAAGCTGGACAAGCTGGGAGAG GGCACCTATGCCACTGTCTACAAAGGCAAAAGCAAGCTCACAGACAACCTCGTGGCACTCAAGGAGATCAGACTGGAACACGAAGAGGGGGCACCTTGCACCGCCATCCGGGAAG TGTCCCTGCTCAAGGACCTCAAACATGCCAATATCGTCACGCTACATGATATTATCCACACGGAGAAGTCCCTCACCCTTGTCTTTGAGTACCTG GACAAGGACCTGAAGCAGTACCTGGATGACTGTGGGAACGTCATCAACATGCACAACGTGAAA CTGTTCCTGTTCCAGCTGCTCCGTGGCCTGGCCTACTGCCACCGGCAGAAGGTGCTACACCGAGACCTCAAGCCCCAGAACCTGCTCATAAACGAGAGAGGAGAGCTCAAGCTGGCCGACTTCG GCCTGGCCCGGGCCAAGTCAATTCCAACGAAGACCTACTCCAATGAGGTGGTAACCCTGTGGTACCGTCCCCCCGACATCCTGCTCGGATCCACGGACTATTCCACTCAGATTGACATGTG GGGTGTGGGCTGTATCTTCTATGAGATGGCCACGGGCCGGCCCCTCTTCCCGGGCTCCACGGTGGAGGAACAGCTGCACTTCATCTTCCGCATCTtag GAACCCCAACTGAGGAGACGTGGCCGGGCATCCTGTCCAACGAAGAGTTCAAGACATACAACTATCCCAAGTACCGAGCCGAGGCCCTTTTGAGCCATGCACCCCG GTCCCCTTGTCCTTGCGGTAGACTTGACAGCGACGGGGCTGACCTCCTcaccaagctgctgcag TTTGAAGGTCGCAATCGGATCTCCGCAGAGGATGCCATGAAACATCCATTCTTCCTCAGTCTGGGGGAGCGGATCCACAAACTTCCTGACA CTACTTCCATATTTGCACTAAAGGAGATCCAGCTACAAAAGGAGGCCAGCCTTCGGTCTTCATCAATGCCTGACTCAG GCAGGCCAGCTTTCCGAGTGGTGGACACCGAGTTCTAA
- the CDK16 gene encoding cyclin-dependent kinase 16 isoform X4 — translation MLMWNPFPSIPPAQVAMDRMKKIKRQLSMTLRGGRSVDKTNGAPEQIGLDESGGGGGSDLGEAPTRTAPGEPRSGRGPLSSAPEIVHEDLKMGSDGESDQASATSSDEVQSPVRVRMRNHPPRKISTEDINKRLSLPADIRLPEGYLEKLTLNSPIFDKPLSRRLRRVSLSEIGFGKLETYIKLDKLGEGTYATVYKGKSKLTDNLVALKEIRLEHEEGAPCTAIREVSLLKDLKHANIVTLHDIIHTEKSLTLVFEYLDKDLKQYLDDCGNVINMHNVKLFLFQLLRGLAYCHRQKVLHRDLKPQNLLINERGELKLADFGLARAKSIPTKTYSNEVVTLWYRPPDILLGSTDYSTQIDMWGVGCIFYEMATGRPLFPGSTVEEQLHFIFRILGTPTEETWPGILSNEEFKTYNYPKYRAEALLSHAPRLDSDGADLLTKLLQFEGRNRISAEDAMKHPFFLSLGERIHKLPDTTSIFALKEIQLQKEASLRSSSMPDSGRPAFRVVDTEF, via the exons ATGCTAATGTGGAACCCATTCCCATCCATTCCCCCTGCTCAGGTCGCCATGGATCGGATGAAGAAGATCAAACGGCAGCTGTCAATGACACTCCGAGGGGGCCGAAGTGTAGACAAGACCAATGGTGCCCCAGAACAGATAGGCCTTGATGAgagtggcggtggtggtggcagtgaccTTGGAGAGGCCCCCACACGTACCGCTCCTGGGGAACCTCGCTCTGGACGGGGCCCACTCAGCTCTGCACCAG AGATTGTACACGAGGACTTGAAGATGGGGTCTGACGGGGAAAGTGACCAGGCTTCAGCCACGTCCTCGGATGAGGTGCAGTCACCAGTGAGGGTGCGCATGCGCAACCATCCCCCACGCAAGATCTCCACCGAG GACATCAACAAGCGCCTGTCACTACCAGCCGACATCCGGCTGCCCGAGGGCTACCTTGAGAAGCTGACCCTCAATAGCCCCATCTTCGACAAGCCGCTCAGCCGCCGCCTCCGGCGTGTCAGCCTG TCTGAGATCGGCTTTGGGAAACTGGAGACTTACATCAAGCTGGACAAGCTGGGAGAG GGCACCTATGCCACTGTCTACAAAGGCAAAAGCAAGCTCACAGACAACCTCGTGGCACTCAAGGAGATCAGACTGGAACACGAAGAGGGGGCACCTTGCACCGCCATCCGGGAAG TGTCCCTGCTCAAGGACCTCAAACATGCCAATATCGTCACGCTACATGATATTATCCACACGGAGAAGTCCCTCACCCTTGTCTTTGAGTACCTG GACAAGGACCTGAAGCAGTACCTGGATGACTGTGGGAACGTCATCAACATGCACAACGTGAAA CTGTTCCTGTTCCAGCTGCTCCGTGGCCTGGCCTACTGCCACCGGCAGAAGGTGCTACACCGAGACCTCAAGCCCCAGAACCTGCTCATAAACGAGAGAGGAGAGCTCAAGCTGGCCGACTTCG GCCTGGCCCGGGCCAAGTCAATTCCAACGAAGACCTACTCCAATGAGGTGGTAACCCTGTGGTACCGTCCCCCCGACATCCTGCTCGGATCCACGGACTATTCCACTCAGATTGACATGTG GGGTGTGGGCTGTATCTTCTATGAGATGGCCACGGGCCGGCCCCTCTTCCCGGGCTCCACGGTGGAGGAACAGCTGCACTTCATCTTCCGCATCTtag GAACCCCAACTGAGGAGACGTGGCCGGGCATCCTGTCCAACGAAGAGTTCAAGACATACAACTATCCCAAGTACCGAGCCGAGGCCCTTTTGAGCCATGCACCCCG ACTTGACAGCGACGGGGCTGACCTCCTcaccaagctgctgcag TTTGAAGGTCGCAATCGGATCTCCGCAGAGGATGCCATGAAACATCCATTCTTCCTCAGTCTGGGGGAGCGGATCCACAAACTTCCTGACA CTACTTCCATATTTGCACTAAAGGAGATCCAGCTACAAAAGGAGGCCAGCCTTCGGTCTTCATCAATGCCTGACTCAG GCAGGCCAGCTTTCCGAGTGGTGGACACCGAGTTCTAA
- the CDK16 gene encoding cyclin-dependent kinase 16 isoform X10 has product MDRMKKIKRQLSMTLRGGRSVDKTNGAPEQIGLDESGGGGGSDLGEAPTRTAPGEPRSGRGPLSSAPEIVHEDLKMGSDGESDQASATSSDEVQSPVRVRMRNHPPRKISTEDINKRLSLPADIRLPEGYLEKLTLNSPIFDKPLSRRLRRVSLSEIGFGKLETYIKLDKLGEGTYATVYKGKSKLTDNLVALKEIRLEHEEGAPCTAIREVSLLKDLKHANIVTLHDIIHTEKSLTLVFEYLDKDLKQYLDDCGNVINMHNVKLFLFQLLRGLAYCHRQKVLHRDLKPQNLLINERGELKLADFGLARAKSIPTKTYSNEVVTLWYRPPDILLGSTDYSTQIDMWGVGCIFYEMATGRPLFPGSTVEEQLHFIFRILGTPTEETWPGILSNEEFKTYNYPKYRAEALLSHAPRLDSDGADLLTKLLQFEGRNRISAEDAMKHPFFLSLGERIHKLPDTTSIFALKEIQLQKEASLRSSSMPDSGRPAFRVVDTEF; this is encoded by the exons ATGGATCGGATGAAGAAGATCAAACGGCAGCTGTCAATGACACTCCGAGGGGGCCGAAGTGTAGACAAGACCAATGGTGCCCCAGAACAGATAGGCCTTGATGAgagtggcggtggtggtggcagtgaccTTGGAGAGGCCCCCACACGTACCGCTCCTGGGGAACCTCGCTCTGGACGGGGCCCACTCAGCTCTGCACCAG AGATTGTACACGAGGACTTGAAGATGGGGTCTGACGGGGAAAGTGACCAGGCTTCAGCCACGTCCTCGGATGAGGTGCAGTCACCAGTGAGGGTGCGCATGCGCAACCATCCCCCACGCAAGATCTCCACCGAG GACATCAACAAGCGCCTGTCACTACCAGCCGACATCCGGCTGCCCGAGGGCTACCTTGAGAAGCTGACCCTCAATAGCCCCATCTTCGACAAGCCGCTCAGCCGCCGCCTCCGGCGTGTCAGCCTG TCTGAGATCGGCTTTGGGAAACTGGAGACTTACATCAAGCTGGACAAGCTGGGAGAG GGCACCTATGCCACTGTCTACAAAGGCAAAAGCAAGCTCACAGACAACCTCGTGGCACTCAAGGAGATCAGACTGGAACACGAAGAGGGGGCACCTTGCACCGCCATCCGGGAAG TGTCCCTGCTCAAGGACCTCAAACATGCCAATATCGTCACGCTACATGATATTATCCACACGGAGAAGTCCCTCACCCTTGTCTTTGAGTACCTG GACAAGGACCTGAAGCAGTACCTGGATGACTGTGGGAACGTCATCAACATGCACAACGTGAAA CTGTTCCTGTTCCAGCTGCTCCGTGGCCTGGCCTACTGCCACCGGCAGAAGGTGCTACACCGAGACCTCAAGCCCCAGAACCTGCTCATAAACGAGAGAGGAGAGCTCAAGCTGGCCGACTTCG GCCTGGCCCGGGCCAAGTCAATTCCAACGAAGACCTACTCCAATGAGGTGGTAACCCTGTGGTACCGTCCCCCCGACATCCTGCTCGGATCCACGGACTATTCCACTCAGATTGACATGTG GGGTGTGGGCTGTATCTTCTATGAGATGGCCACGGGCCGGCCCCTCTTCCCGGGCTCCACGGTGGAGGAACAGCTGCACTTCATCTTCCGCATCTtag GAACCCCAACTGAGGAGACGTGGCCGGGCATCCTGTCCAACGAAGAGTTCAAGACATACAACTATCCCAAGTACCGAGCCGAGGCCCTTTTGAGCCATGCACCCCG ACTTGACAGCGACGGGGCTGACCTCCTcaccaagctgctgcag TTTGAAGGTCGCAATCGGATCTCCGCAGAGGATGCCATGAAACATCCATTCTTCCTCAGTCTGGGGGAGCGGATCCACAAACTTCCTGACA CTACTTCCATATTTGCACTAAAGGAGATCCAGCTACAAAAGGAGGCCAGCCTTCGGTCTTCATCAATGCCTGACTCAG GCAGGCCAGCTTTCCGAGTGGTGGACACCGAGTTCTAA
- the CDK16 gene encoding cyclin-dependent kinase 16 isoform X7, which produces MDRMKKIKRQLSMTLRGGRSVDKTNGAPEQIGLDESGGGGGSDLGEAPTRTAPGEPRSGRGPLSSAPEIVHEDLKMGSDGESDQASATSSDEVQSPVRVRMRNHPPRKISTEDINKRLSLPADIRLPEGYLEKLTLNSPIFDKPLSRRLRRVSLSEIGFGKLETYIKLDKLGEGTYATVYKGKSKLTDNLVALKEIRLEHEEGAPCTAIREVSLLKDLKHANIVTLHDIIHTEKSLTLVFEYLDKDLKQYLDDCGNVINMHNVKLFLFQLLRGLAYCHRQKVLHRDLKPQNLLINERGELKLADFGLARAKSIPTKTYSNEVVTLWYRPPDILLGSTDYSTQIDMWGVGCIFYEMATGRPLFPGSTVEEQLHFIFRILGTPTEETWPGILSNEEFKTYNYPKYRAEALLSHAPRSPCPCGRLDSDGADLLTKLLQFEGRNRISAEDAMKHPFFLSLGERIHKLPDTTSIFALKEIQLQKEASLRSSSMPDSGRPAFRVVDTEF; this is translated from the exons ATGGATCGGATGAAGAAGATCAAACGGCAGCTGTCAATGACACTCCGAGGGGGCCGAAGTGTAGACAAGACCAATGGTGCCCCAGAACAGATAGGCCTTGATGAgagtggcggtggtggtggcagtgaccTTGGAGAGGCCCCCACACGTACCGCTCCTGGGGAACCTCGCTCTGGACGGGGCCCACTCAGCTCTGCACCAG AGATTGTACACGAGGACTTGAAGATGGGGTCTGACGGGGAAAGTGACCAGGCTTCAGCCACGTCCTCGGATGAGGTGCAGTCACCAGTGAGGGTGCGCATGCGCAACCATCCCCCACGCAAGATCTCCACCGAG GACATCAACAAGCGCCTGTCACTACCAGCCGACATCCGGCTGCCCGAGGGCTACCTTGAGAAGCTGACCCTCAATAGCCCCATCTTCGACAAGCCGCTCAGCCGCCGCCTCCGGCGTGTCAGCCTG TCTGAGATCGGCTTTGGGAAACTGGAGACTTACATCAAGCTGGACAAGCTGGGAGAG GGCACCTATGCCACTGTCTACAAAGGCAAAAGCAAGCTCACAGACAACCTCGTGGCACTCAAGGAGATCAGACTGGAACACGAAGAGGGGGCACCTTGCACCGCCATCCGGGAAG TGTCCCTGCTCAAGGACCTCAAACATGCCAATATCGTCACGCTACATGATATTATCCACACGGAGAAGTCCCTCACCCTTGTCTTTGAGTACCTG GACAAGGACCTGAAGCAGTACCTGGATGACTGTGGGAACGTCATCAACATGCACAACGTGAAA CTGTTCCTGTTCCAGCTGCTCCGTGGCCTGGCCTACTGCCACCGGCAGAAGGTGCTACACCGAGACCTCAAGCCCCAGAACCTGCTCATAAACGAGAGAGGAGAGCTCAAGCTGGCCGACTTCG GCCTGGCCCGGGCCAAGTCAATTCCAACGAAGACCTACTCCAATGAGGTGGTAACCCTGTGGTACCGTCCCCCCGACATCCTGCTCGGATCCACGGACTATTCCACTCAGATTGACATGTG GGGTGTGGGCTGTATCTTCTATGAGATGGCCACGGGCCGGCCCCTCTTCCCGGGCTCCACGGTGGAGGAACAGCTGCACTTCATCTTCCGCATCTtag GAACCCCAACTGAGGAGACGTGGCCGGGCATCCTGTCCAACGAAGAGTTCAAGACATACAACTATCCCAAGTACCGAGCCGAGGCCCTTTTGAGCCATGCACCCCG GTCCCCTTGTCCTTGCGGTAGACTTGACAGCGACGGGGCTGACCTCCTcaccaagctgctgcag TTTGAAGGTCGCAATCGGATCTCCGCAGAGGATGCCATGAAACATCCATTCTTCCTCAGTCTGGGGGAGCGGATCCACAAACTTCCTGACA CTACTTCCATATTTGCACTAAAGGAGATCCAGCTACAAAAGGAGGCCAGCCTTCGGTCTTCATCAATGCCTGACTCAG GCAGGCCAGCTTTCCGAGTGGTGGACACCGAGTTCTAA
- the CDK16 gene encoding cyclin-dependent kinase 16 isoform X12, translating into MDRMKKIKRQLSMTLRGGRSVDKTNGAPEQIGLDESGGGGGSDLGEAPTRTAPGEPRSGRGPLSSAPEIVHEDLKMGSDGESDQASATSSDEVQSPVRVRMRNHPPRKISTEDINKRLSLPADIRLPEGYLEKLTLNSPIFDKPLSRRLRRVSLSEIGFGKLETYIKLDKLGEGTYATVYKGKSKLTDNLVALKEIRLEHEEGAPCTAIREVSLLKDLKHANIVTLHDIIHTEKSLTLVFEYLDKDLKQYLDDCGNVINMHNVKLFLFQLLRGLAYCHRQKVLHRDLKPQNLLINERGELKLADFGLARAKSIPTKTYSNEVVTLWYRPPDILLGSTDYSTQIDMWGVGCIFYEMATGRPLFPGSTVEEQLHFIFRILGTPTEETWPGILSNEEFKTYNYPKSPCPCGRLDSDGADLLTKLLQFEGRNRISAEDAMKHPFFLSLGERIHKLPDTTSIFALKEIQLQKEASLRSSSMPDSGRPAFRVVDTEF; encoded by the exons ATGGATCGGATGAAGAAGATCAAACGGCAGCTGTCAATGACACTCCGAGGGGGCCGAAGTGTAGACAAGACCAATGGTGCCCCAGAACAGATAGGCCTTGATGAgagtggcggtggtggtggcagtgaccTTGGAGAGGCCCCCACACGTACCGCTCCTGGGGAACCTCGCTCTGGACGGGGCCCACTCAGCTCTGCACCAG AGATTGTACACGAGGACTTGAAGATGGGGTCTGACGGGGAAAGTGACCAGGCTTCAGCCACGTCCTCGGATGAGGTGCAGTCACCAGTGAGGGTGCGCATGCGCAACCATCCCCCACGCAAGATCTCCACCGAG GACATCAACAAGCGCCTGTCACTACCAGCCGACATCCGGCTGCCCGAGGGCTACCTTGAGAAGCTGACCCTCAATAGCCCCATCTTCGACAAGCCGCTCAGCCGCCGCCTCCGGCGTGTCAGCCTG TCTGAGATCGGCTTTGGGAAACTGGAGACTTACATCAAGCTGGACAAGCTGGGAGAG GGCACCTATGCCACTGTCTACAAAGGCAAAAGCAAGCTCACAGACAACCTCGTGGCACTCAAGGAGATCAGACTGGAACACGAAGAGGGGGCACCTTGCACCGCCATCCGGGAAG TGTCCCTGCTCAAGGACCTCAAACATGCCAATATCGTCACGCTACATGATATTATCCACACGGAGAAGTCCCTCACCCTTGTCTTTGAGTACCTG GACAAGGACCTGAAGCAGTACCTGGATGACTGTGGGAACGTCATCAACATGCACAACGTGAAA CTGTTCCTGTTCCAGCTGCTCCGTGGCCTGGCCTACTGCCACCGGCAGAAGGTGCTACACCGAGACCTCAAGCCCCAGAACCTGCTCATAAACGAGAGAGGAGAGCTCAAGCTGGCCGACTTCG GCCTGGCCCGGGCCAAGTCAATTCCAACGAAGACCTACTCCAATGAGGTGGTAACCCTGTGGTACCGTCCCCCCGACATCCTGCTCGGATCCACGGACTATTCCACTCAGATTGACATGTG GGGTGTGGGCTGTATCTTCTATGAGATGGCCACGGGCCGGCCCCTCTTCCCGGGCTCCACGGTGGAGGAACAGCTGCACTTCATCTTCCGCATCTtag GAACCCCAACTGAGGAGACGTGGCCGGGCATCCTGTCCAACGAAGAGTTCAAGACATACAACTATCCCAA GTCCCCTTGTCCTTGCGGTAGACTTGACAGCGACGGGGCTGACCTCCTcaccaagctgctgcag TTTGAAGGTCGCAATCGGATCTCCGCAGAGGATGCCATGAAACATCCATTCTTCCTCAGTCTGGGGGAGCGGATCCACAAACTTCCTGACA CTACTTCCATATTTGCACTAAAGGAGATCCAGCTACAAAAGGAGGCCAGCCTTCGGTCTTCATCAATGCCTGACTCAG GCAGGCCAGCTTTCCGAGTGGTGGACACCGAGTTCTAA